From Corvus moneduloides isolate bCorMon1 chromosome 4, bCorMon1.pri, whole genome shotgun sequence, one genomic window encodes:
- the TRIM24 gene encoding transcription intermediary factor 1-alpha, protein MPVIHQCMLKLADGENLWITLNRKHGEWICTFCWDLSKPEVERDCDKPAHGSEKRKLEDTMGLAPIDRRKCERLLLYLYCHEMSPAFQDPVPPTVPDYYKIIKKPMGLSTIKERLEVTNSFYTKPEDFVADFRLIFQNCTEFNEPDSEVADAGMKLEAYFEDLLRNLYPERKFPVQPSSQSEKENPELTDDSDDDFVQPRKKRLKGEDRQLLK, encoded by the exons ATGCCCGTCATTCACCAGTGTATGCTGAAACTGGCAGATGGTGAAAATCTTTGGATCACTCTGAATAGGAAAca TGGAGAGTGGATTTGTACATTCTGTTGGGATTTGTCCAAGCCAGAAGTTGAGCGTGACTGTGATAAACCTGCTCACGgctctgaaaaaagaaaattggaagACACCATGGGTTTGGCACCCATAGACCGTAGG AAGTGTGAAAGACTGCTGCTGTACCTCTACTGCCATGAAATGAGTCCTGCCTTTCAAGATCCAGTTCCTCCCACA GTCCCTGATTACtacaaaataatcaaaaagcCTATGGGTTTGTCAACCATCAAGGAAAGACTTGAAGTGACCAATTCATTCTACACAAAGCCAGAAGATTTTGTGGCTGATTTCAGACTGATTTTCCAAAACTGTACTGAATTTAATGAG CCTGACTCAGAAGTGGCTGATGCCGGCATGAAACTCGAAGCCTACTTTGAAGATCTTCTAAGGAACCTTTATCCTGAGAGAAAGTTCCCTGTACAGCCAAGCAGCCAGAGTGAAAAAGAGAATCCAGAACTTACTGATGACTCAGATGATGACTTTGTACAGCCCCGGAAAAAACGCCTCAAAGGAGAAGACCGTCAGTTGCTTAAATGA